A single window of Spirochaetaceae bacterium DNA harbors:
- a CDS encoding 2OG-Fe(II) oxygenase, producing MADVDVAYNEDQAPLEALLRSIDRPGDYCTEGRMFVPMPLVEVDGAGPLSFPITAQQAHALTAAAAPAPFGRGEQTLVDPSVRACRQIDAARLRVAGGAWRDTLQRLVVRAAAGLGCAPERTRAHLYKLLIYERDGFFAAHRDTEKEDGMVATLVLSLPVAGAGGELIIRHQRRETVVDLRAEEPSEIAFAAFYADCVHEVRPVTAGHRIVLVYNLTLQDSGPSLPTAPDFGSQEEQISALLARWEAAAAAGDKLVWLLEHDYSEAGLSFDGLKNTDAAVGGVLARAARRAQHALFAAILRIEEFGYADESGGFPDWRDDDDDWEMEEVFSSTQALDGWVAPDGTRPGFDELPLLPGELLPEGALESAQPEDQQATVTGNEGVELSRSYRRAALVLWPAARTVATLARGGIDGAVTYVAEELELADPGAPPGRRLLGLAAQLIDAWPASGRGGARNACRAALRLLRQLGDDATTRRFLREVATPNYGSGDNDELLATAASAGPATLHAWLPEFVATNVPRQPEAALDLLWRLCGREQSPADGEAPRRSPLETAARAACAAFPAAVASATAAEPPARRGTARPLSAQAIRSLLLVTWRFGLAAEAEAAARLLVEQPAAATPRRALPTALAETAEVCGMAGGASAPAGFAVLWRHAASSLLARSAQPPEEPADWVMAARIPCSCPHCRRLQAFCDDPTAVTLRLPLRKELRRHVHGVIDGLGLDIRHQTERTGRPYTLVCTKTRGAWQRRCAQYAEDIAHLRLLAVAAPSSGAAADGCAGDLRQVQAALTRSAAAAPAS from the coding sequence ATGGCCGACGTGGACGTTGCCTACAATGAAGACCAGGCGCCGCTTGAAGCGTTGCTGCGCTCGATTGACCGGCCGGGAGACTATTGCACCGAGGGCCGCATGTTCGTGCCGATGCCGCTGGTGGAAGTCGACGGGGCCGGGCCGCTTTCCTTTCCCATCACCGCGCAGCAGGCGCACGCGCTGACCGCCGCCGCGGCGCCGGCGCCTTTCGGCCGCGGCGAGCAGACGCTTGTGGATCCTTCCGTCCGCGCCTGCCGGCAGATCGACGCGGCCCGTCTGCGCGTGGCCGGAGGCGCATGGCGCGACACCCTGCAGCGGTTGGTCGTCCGCGCCGCCGCCGGACTCGGCTGCGCGCCCGAGCGCACCCGCGCGCATCTGTACAAGTTGCTGATCTACGAGCGCGATGGGTTCTTCGCCGCCCACCGGGACACCGAGAAGGAGGACGGAATGGTCGCCACCCTGGTGCTGTCGTTGCCGGTGGCGGGCGCGGGAGGCGAACTGATCATCCGCCATCAGCGGCGCGAGACGGTCGTCGATCTGCGCGCCGAGGAGCCCTCCGAGATCGCCTTCGCCGCCTTCTACGCGGACTGCGTGCACGAGGTGCGGCCGGTCACCGCCGGCCACCGAATCGTCCTGGTCTACAATCTGACGCTGCAGGACAGCGGTCCGTCGTTGCCGACCGCCCCCGACTTCGGCTCCCAGGAGGAGCAGATCAGCGCGCTCCTCGCTCGCTGGGAAGCGGCCGCCGCCGCCGGCGACAAGCTGGTGTGGCTGCTGGAGCACGACTACAGCGAGGCGGGGCTGTCGTTCGACGGGCTGAAGAACACCGACGCCGCGGTGGGCGGCGTGCTGGCGCGAGCGGCGCGGCGGGCGCAGCATGCGCTGTTTGCGGCGATCCTGCGTATCGAGGAGTTCGGCTACGCGGACGAGTCAGGCGGCTTTCCCGACTGGCGTGATGATGACGACGATTGGGAGATGGAGGAGGTGTTCTCTTCCACCCAGGCGCTGGACGGCTGGGTCGCCCCCGACGGGACCCGGCCCGGCTTCGACGAGCTTCCTCTGCTGCCGGGAGAATTGCTGCCGGAGGGGGCGTTGGAAAGCGCGCAGCCGGAGGATCAGCAGGCGACCGTGACCGGCAACGAAGGCGTCGAGCTGTCGCGCTCCTATCGGCGCGCGGCATTGGTTCTGTGGCCCGCGGCGCGCACCGTGGCGACGCTTGCCCGCGGCGGCATCGACGGCGCCGTCACCTACGTCGCCGAGGAGCTTGAGCTCGCCGATCCCGGGGCGCCTCCTGGTCGGCGCCTGCTCGGCTTGGCCGCGCAACTGATCGACGCTTGGCCGGCATCCGGGCGGGGAGGGGCTCGCAACGCCTGCCGGGCCGCGCTGCGCCTGCTGCGCCAACTGGGCGATGACGCCACCACCCGGCGCTTCCTGCGCGAGGTCGCCACGCCGAACTACGGGAGCGGCGACAACGACGAGCTGCTGGCGACGGCGGCATCGGCCGGACCGGCTACGCTGCATGCCTGGCTGCCGGAGTTCGTAGCCACCAATGTCCCGCGCCAGCCGGAGGCCGCACTCGACCTGTTGTGGCGCCTGTGCGGGCGCGAGCAGTCGCCGGCCGACGGGGAGGCGCCACGGCGCTCCCCACTGGAAACCGCGGCGCGTGCCGCCTGCGCCGCGTTCCCGGCGGCGGTGGCCTCGGCTACGGCGGCCGAGCCGCCGGCCCGGCGCGGCACGGCCCGACCGCTGAGCGCACAGGCCATCCGCTCCCTGCTGTTGGTCACTTGGCGCTTCGGGCTGGCCGCGGAGGCGGAGGCGGCCGCCCGGCTGCTCGTGGAGCAACCCGCGGCGGCGACCCCGCGGCGGGCGCTGCCAACGGCGTTGGCGGAGACGGCGGAGGTCTGCGGCATGGCCGGCGGCGCCTCGGCGCCCGCCGGGTTCGCCGTGCTGTGGCGGCATGCCGCGTCGAGCCTGCTGGCGCGCAGCGCGCAGCCGCCGGAGGAACCCGCCGACTGGGTGATGGCAGCCAGAATCCCATGCAGTTGTCCGCATTGCCGACGCCTGCAAGCGTTCTGCGACGATCCGACGGCTGTCACGTTGCGGCTTCCGTTGCGCAAGGAGTTGCGCCGCCACGTCCATGGCGTCATCGACGGCCTCGGGCTCGACATCCGCCACCAGACCGAGCGCACGGGCAGACCGTACACGCTGGTATGCACCAAGACCCGCGGCGCCTGGCAGCGGCGGTGCGCCCAGTATGCCGAAGACATTGCCCACCTGCGGCTGCTGGCCGTTGCCGCGCCCTCCAGCGGCGCCGCCGCCGACGGCTGCGCCGGCGACCTGCGGCAAGTGCAGGCGGCGCTCACCCGTAGCGCCGCCGCCGCGCCCGCGTCATGA
- a CDS encoding XRE family transcriptional regulator → MIGRRLKLARSAAGLSLRALEGRIGSRVTAQAIGKYERNESMPGSGVLIALAKALGVSVEYLTSKQDLALEAVEFRKKSIARKSEEIIVQARVIDLLERYISVEQLLSLSSVEWDKPRGAPYPVVGDLSEVEQAAISLRTHWGLGRKPILSMVELLEECGVKVLALELSDIGGLTAYAQRGGENVGAVIVVNHTDSGERQRFTLSHELGHLVLSVDEEVDSEKAAHRFAGAFLMPADAVRTEIGRRRTSIAWSELFNLKRVFGVSVQAIVYRCRDLAIINEALYKRLFRDISRFGWRTRPYPEPQPIEPERPSRFERLCSRALAEKVISEAKAAELLGKSVRDLHQWMEQPPRN, encoded by the coding sequence GTGATTGGTCGCAGGCTCAAGCTGGCTCGGTCTGCTGCCGGTCTGTCCCTTCGTGCTCTGGAGGGGCGAATCGGCAGCCGGGTGACGGCGCAGGCGATCGGCAAGTATGAGCGCAACGAGTCGATGCCGGGGTCCGGCGTGCTCATCGCGTTGGCCAAGGCCCTCGGAGTGTCGGTCGAATATCTCACCAGTAAGCAAGACTTGGCACTTGAGGCCGTCGAGTTCCGTAAGAAGTCAATCGCGCGTAAGAGCGAGGAAATTATTGTACAAGCAAGAGTTATTGATCTTTTGGAGAGATACATCTCGGTAGAACAACTGCTATCGCTGTCGAGCGTTGAGTGGGACAAGCCGCGTGGGGCGCCCTATCCGGTGGTTGGCGACCTGTCCGAGGTTGAGCAGGCGGCAATCAGTCTACGCACGCACTGGGGTCTCGGACGTAAACCGATCCTGAGCATGGTGGAGCTCTTGGAGGAGTGCGGCGTCAAGGTCCTTGCGTTGGAATTGAGCGACATTGGAGGGTTGACCGCGTATGCGCAGCGTGGTGGCGAGAACGTAGGTGCGGTCATAGTTGTAAACCATACGGACTCGGGGGAACGCCAACGGTTCACGCTCTCACACGAGCTGGGCCACCTGGTTCTGTCGGTCGACGAAGAGGTCGACTCGGAGAAGGCGGCGCACCGGTTCGCGGGAGCGTTCCTGATGCCGGCAGATGCCGTGCGCACCGAGATCGGCAGACGCCGTACGTCCATCGCCTGGAGCGAGTTGTTCAACCTGAAACGGGTATTCGGCGTGAGCGTGCAGGCGATCGTATACCGGTGCCGCGATCTCGCCATTATCAACGAAGCCCTCTACAAGCGGCTATTTCGCGATATTTCGAGGTTTGGATGGCGCACCCGTCCCTACCCGGAGCCGCAGCCGATCGAGCCGGAGCGTCCCTCTCGCTTCGAGCGCCTCTGCTCTCGCGCCTTGGCCGAGAAGGTGATCTCCGAAGCCAAGGCTGCGGAACTGCTGGGAAAGTCGGTTCGCGATTTGCACCAGTGGATGGAACAGCCGCCAAGGAATTAG
- a CDS encoding cobalamin-independent methionine synthase II family protein, whose translation MSQSSGHSRFTTSVVGSMPRSAFVRDLLGAEERLDAGEYRRAMDAAVCYIVRLQEHAGLDVVTDGEWRRRSYIGVIAELAHGFELGTNPVDGRPWTVVVDRLAPKQPGFIAGEISFLRGITDRQVKATLPAPALLGERMWDAELSAPAYPTRESFVRDCAPILRRELELIRDAGADIAQIDDPHLCLFVDPVVRAGFDDADRAADFSVDMVNEVVDGIEGIHTAVHLCRRAGARARGEEVFSGGYGPIVGQLNRLRVQHLTMEFTAPQAGDVEVLRLLRDDLEIGLGCVSVTPGQVDSPEEIVGRVEQALRHVPAERITLNPDCGFAPGSAAEVSIDEVYAKLKNQVAAAQLLRRSP comes from the coding sequence ATGAGCCAGAGCAGCGGCCACAGCCGCTTCACGACCTCGGTGGTTGGATCGATGCCACGGTCCGCGTTCGTGCGCGATCTTCTCGGCGCCGAGGAGCGGCTGGACGCGGGTGAGTACCGGCGGGCGATGGACGCCGCCGTCTGCTACATCGTGCGCCTGCAGGAGCACGCCGGTCTCGACGTGGTGACTGACGGAGAGTGGCGGCGCCGTTCGTACATCGGCGTGATTGCCGAGCTCGCCCATGGCTTCGAGCTCGGCACCAACCCCGTCGACGGGCGTCCCTGGACCGTAGTCGTCGACCGCCTGGCGCCCAAGCAGCCAGGTTTCATCGCCGGGGAGATCTCGTTCCTGCGCGGCATCACCGACCGGCAGGTCAAGGCCACGCTCCCGGCACCCGCGTTGCTGGGAGAGCGGATGTGGGACGCCGAGCTGTCCGCGCCTGCTTACCCCACGCGCGAGTCATTCGTTCGTGACTGCGCTCCGATCCTGCGCCGCGAGCTGGAGCTGATCCGCGACGCCGGTGCCGACATCGCCCAGATCGACGATCCGCATCTGTGCCTGTTCGTGGACCCCGTGGTGCGTGCCGGTTTCGACGACGCCGATCGCGCGGCCGACTTCTCGGTCGACATGGTGAACGAGGTAGTGGATGGCATCGAAGGGATCCACACCGCCGTGCACCTGTGCCGGCGTGCGGGGGCGCGTGCCCGCGGAGAGGAGGTGTTCAGCGGCGGGTACGGGCCGATCGTCGGCCAGTTGAACCGGCTGCGCGTGCAGCACCTGACGATGGAGTTCACTGCACCCCAGGCGGGTGACGTTGAGGTGCTGCGCCTGCTGCGCGACGACCTGGAGATCGGTCTCGGCTGTGTCAGCGTGACCCCGGGGCAGGTGGACTCCCCCGAGGAGATCGTAGGCCGTGTCGAGCAGGCACTGCGCCACGTGCCCGCCGAGCGCATCACCCTCAACCCCGACTGCGGCTTTGCACCCGGCTCGGCGGCGGAGGTCAGCATCGACGAGGTCTACGCCAAGCTCAAGAACCAGGTGGCGGCAGCGCAGCTCCTCCGAAGGTCCCCCTGA
- a CDS encoding phosphocholine cytidylyltransferase family protein, with amino-acid sequence MRAIIIGAGRGQRLMPATADTPKCFAEVRGKRILDWVLDALAANGIDDVCFVGGYRIATVRAAYPSLTLRHNTEWTTNNILASLMYAEDRMDGPFICSYADILYTPRVVAKLLASEAAISLVVDTDWLSRYRLRTEHPPDDAEKVTARNGRITRVHRGIDPTHAHGEYIGVAKFSAAGAAALRRHYHRARERYAGRPFREAAVFEKAYLIHLFQEMIEAGEHLAHVDTAGEYMEIDTQQDFELARTHWRGDA; translated from the coding sequence GTGCGAGCGATCATCATCGGAGCCGGTCGCGGACAGCGACTCATGCCCGCCACCGCGGACACGCCGAAGTGCTTCGCCGAGGTACGGGGCAAGCGCATCCTCGATTGGGTCCTGGACGCCTTGGCCGCGAACGGTATCGACGACGTCTGCTTCGTGGGCGGGTATCGGATTGCCACCGTGCGCGCCGCCTACCCGAGCTTGACGCTGCGTCACAACACCGAGTGGACGACCAACAATATTCTCGCCTCACTGATGTATGCCGAGGACCGGATGGATGGGCCGTTCATCTGCAGCTACGCGGATATCCTCTACACGCCGCGGGTAGTCGCGAAGCTGCTGGCGAGCGAGGCCGCCATCTCGCTGGTCGTCGACACCGACTGGCTCTCCCGGTACCGACTTCGCACCGAGCATCCGCCGGACGACGCCGAGAAGGTGACCGCCCGCAACGGGCGGATCACGCGGGTACATCGTGGCATCGACCCGACCCACGCGCACGGCGAGTACATCGGCGTGGCGAAGTTTTCCGCCGCCGGCGCGGCTGCGCTGCGGCGGCACTATCACCGCGCCCGCGAGCGGTATGCCGGCAGGCCGTTTCGCGAGGCGGCGGTATTCGAAAAGGCGTATCTCATCCACCTGTTCCAGGAGATGATCGAGGCGGGCGAGCACCTGGCGCACGTCGACACGGCGGGAGAGTACATGGAGATCGATACCCAGCAGGACTTCGAGCTGGCCCGGACGCACTGGCGCGGCGACGCATGA
- a CDS encoding creatininase family protein, with the protein MIVRLADLTRDRVEELAADSLAVLPTASIEQHGPHLPVGVWHPSRRASVAGAATALAACTLPAPPARTRRRQLA; encoded by the coding sequence ATGATCGTGCGCCTGGCAGACCTGACCCGAGATCGCGTCGAGGAGCTCGCCGCCGACAGCCTGGCGGTGCTGCCGACGGCGTCGATCGAGCAGCACGGTCCCCACCTGCCGGTCGGGGTCTGGCACCCGTCTCGTCGAGCCAGCGTTGCAGGCGCCGCCACAGCCCTCGCGGCATGCACGCTACCGGCGCCGCCCGCGCGTACCCGCCGTCGTCAGCTCGCTTGA
- a CDS encoding clan AA aspartic protease — protein MGHVFAELELSNPRRTDFVPVRVNALVDTGALMLCIPEHTARQLDLQTESVREVSVADGRTATVPYVGPVKVAFGKRFCYVGALVIGDEVLLGSVPMEDMDLVVNPGRRQLTVDPASPNVPHARVKCFG, from the coding sequence ATGGGCCACGTATTTGCCGAACTGGAACTCAGCAATCCGCGGCGTACCGACTTCGTGCCGGTGCGGGTGAATGCGCTGGTGGACACGGGGGCGCTGATGCTGTGCATCCCGGAGCATACCGCCCGCCAACTCGACCTGCAGACCGAATCGGTGAGGGAGGTGTCCGTGGCCGACGGCCGCACGGCGACCGTACCGTACGTGGGCCCGGTGAAGGTCGCCTTCGGCAAGCGGTTCTGCTACGTCGGCGCGCTGGTGATCGGCGACGAGGTGCTGCTGGGGTCGGTGCCGATGGAAGACATGGACCTGGTGGTGAACCCCGGCCGCCGGCAACTGACGGTCGACCCGGCCAGTCCCAACGTCCCCCACGCCCGCGTCAAGTGTTTTGGATGA
- a CDS encoding helix-turn-helix domain-containing protein has protein sequence MELAESQFAAAIPATVRRRLMRGRIESGTDVVALRRFVGLTQIQFAAAVGISVHTLRNWEQNRRRPEGPALALLRIAARHPRIIRENIESVA, from the coding sequence GTGGAGCTAGCCGAGAGCCAATTCGCGGCCGCGATTCCGGCAACTGTTCGCAGGCGGCTCATGCGGGGTCGAATCGAGTCGGGTACCGACGTGGTCGCGCTGCGCCGGTTCGTCGGGCTTACCCAGATCCAGTTTGCTGCCGCGGTCGGTATCAGCGTTCACACCCTGCGCAATTGGGAACAGAACCGCCGCCGTCCTGAAGGACCGGCGCTGGCGCTCCTGCGAATCGCCGCGCGGCACCCACGAATCATACGTGAGAACATCGAATCGGTAGCATGA
- a CDS encoding ATP-binding domain-containing protein, translating into MAERKFELPGIQDLSKEQERVRAMPSDGQYLVIGGPGTGKTVLTLLRAKRHQRDLDGYVFLVFNHLLDRASGQLFGGGLEGRTWIAWFLEIFEEVTGHPVPREDANDNDYREIDWYGVEQIVRDLPEGDDGERPFLVIDEGQDMPRQFYDSLVGLGFDRFFVVADQNQQITERNSSRKEIQDCLAIDADAVVELRRNYRNRYHVARLAREFYTGDPASPPPEIPPVDRGPIPILYGYDERGLNKVARAVVHFADRNPRQLIGIITPNNTVRQRYVRELRSVEVQLDNARPRVVTFSANERPHVRFDEGGILVINAQACKGLEFDTVVLADIDEHYFRWHDPDVTRRLFYVMVARARDRVFMFMKRGRSNDIESILPTDQEVLRRTEL; encoded by the coding sequence ATGGCCGAACGCAAATTCGAGCTGCCAGGTATTCAGGATCTCAGCAAGGAGCAGGAAAGGGTGCGCGCCATGCCGAGCGACGGGCAGTACCTGGTCATCGGCGGCCCGGGGACGGGCAAGACCGTGCTCACTCTGCTCCGCGCAAAGCGCCACCAGAGAGATCTGGACGGCTACGTGTTCCTCGTCTTCAATCATCTCCTCGACCGCGCGAGTGGCCAGCTGTTCGGTGGCGGCCTCGAAGGTAGGACATGGATTGCCTGGTTCCTGGAGATCTTCGAGGAGGTCACCGGTCATCCCGTTCCCCGAGAGGACGCGAACGACAACGACTACCGGGAGATCGATTGGTACGGTGTGGAACAGATTGTCCGGGACCTGCCGGAGGGTGATGACGGCGAGCGCCCGTTTCTCGTGATCGACGAAGGACAGGACATGCCGCGGCAGTTCTATGACTCACTGGTGGGACTCGGTTTCGACCGTTTCTTCGTCGTCGCCGACCAGAATCAGCAGATCACCGAGAGAAACAGCAGTCGGAAGGAAATCCAGGACTGTTTGGCCATCGATGCGGACGCGGTGGTCGAACTCAGGCGGAACTACCGCAATCGCTACCACGTGGCACGGTTGGCGAGGGAGTTCTACACCGGTGACCCGGCAAGCCCGCCACCGGAAATCCCCCCGGTCGATCGGGGCCCTATTCCGATTCTCTACGGCTACGACGAACGGGGATTGAACAAGGTTGCACGCGCTGTCGTGCATTTTGCCGACCGAAACCCGCGCCAGCTCATAGGGATCATCACCCCAAATAACACAGTGAGACAACGTTACGTGCGGGAGCTTCGGTCAGTGGAGGTTCAACTCGACAACGCACGCCCGAGAGTCGTCACGTTCTCGGCAAATGAACGTCCGCACGTGCGCTTTGACGAAGGCGGTATCCTGGTGATCAATGCGCAGGCGTGCAAGGGCCTCGAGTTCGACACGGTAGTGCTCGCAGACATCGACGAACACTACTTCCGGTGGCACGATCCCGACGTTACGCGCCGTCTGTTCTACGTGATGGTGGCACGGGCCAGAGACCGGGTGTTCATGTTCATGAAGCGGGGCCGTAGCAATGACATCGAAAGTATTCTGCCCACGGACCAGGAAGTGCTGCGGCGCACGGAGCTGTAA